The window AACGCTCCTCTCCGAATGCCGGTTGGCTCCCTTCCAGCCAATCACCGGGGAGCCTCGGACTCAATAGCCAATGGCCGCCCGCCTCCCAGTGCCGGGCCGCGACGGTTGGCGCTGAGTTCCCGCAGCCCGCGGGAGGCGGGGGCGGATTGGCGCAGGTGGCGTCCAATGGGCGGCGCGCGCGAGGAGCGGGGCCAATGAgcgcgccgggggcggggcgggagctgCGGCGGGCGGCTGCAAGGAGCGGCCGgtggcagcggcggcggcgggcggccggtggcggcggcgggcggcCATGGCGGCGGTGGCGGAGGCCGGCGGTGACGACGCCCGCTGCGTGCGGCTGAGCGCCGAGCGGGCCCAGGCGCTGCTGGCCGACGTGGACACGCTGCTGTTCGACTGCGACGGCGTGCTGTGGCGCGGCGAGACGGCCGTGCCCGGCGCGCCCGAGGCCCTGTCGGCGCTGCGGGCCAGCGGCAAGCGCCTCGGCTTCATCACCAACAACAGCAGCAAGACCCGCGAGGCCTACGCCGAGAAGCTGCGGCGCCTGGGCTTCGGCGGCCCGGCGGGGCCCGGCGCCGGCCTCGAGGTCTTCGGCACGGCCTACTGCACCGCGCTCTACCTGCGCCAGCGCCTGGCGGGCGCACCGGCCCCCAAGGCCTACGTGCTGGGCAGCGAGGCCCTGGCCGCCGAGCTGAAGGCCGTGGGCGTCTCCTGCGTGGGCGTGGGGCCCGAGCCGCTGCTGGGCGACAGCCCCGGCGCCTGGCTGGACGCGCCTCTCGATCCGGATGTGCGCGCGGTCGTGGTGGGCTTCGACCCGCACTTCAGCTACATGAAGCTCACCAAGGCGGTGCGCTACCTGCAGCAGCCCGGCTGCCTGCTCGTAGGCACCAACATGGACAACCGGCTCCCGCTCGAGAACGGCCGCTTCATCGCGGGTCCgtgcggggcgggggcggcgggaggCTCAGGGCGGGCCGCCGGCCGCTCCTGTCCTCTGACCCCGggtgctctcctcccctccctctccgccccgcAGGTACCGGCTGTCTGGTCCGAGCCGTGGAGATGGCCGCCCAGCGCCAGGCCGACATCATAGGGAAGCCCAGCCGCTTCATCTTCGACTGCGTGTCCCAGGAGTACGGCATCGACCCAGAGCGCACCGTCATGGTGGGAGATCGCCTGGACACAGACATCCTCCTGGGCGTCACCTGTGGTCTGAAGACCATCCTGACCCTCACCGGCGTTTCCACTCTAGGGGACGTGAAGAGTAATCAGGAAAGTGACTGCATGTCTAAGAAGAAAATGGTTCCTGACTTCTATGTTGACAGCATAGCTGACCTTTTGCCCGCCCTTCAAGGTTAAAGACTTAGTGTCTTTAATCTCCagaataaaacaaattgaaaaccaCTTACCCAAATTAATAGGTGGGGCTTAAGCATCCGCTCAGCTCGGTGGCTTCAGAGAGTATACTTGGAGTTAAGTAAAGGCACTAGTTGTTAACCTTGTAAGTAAACGTTTGGGGGGTGATGTTGTTTACAGATGCTTATATCTGAAGATGCACTTTTAAACCTGGAGGGCGTTGTGGGGGTCCTGGGCATCCGGTGCCATTGACAAGGGCAGGCTTAATCTGTCCAGGATTCGGGTCACCTCAGGGTGGTTACCCAACCTGCTCATGGGACTGAAGCAGGTCTAGGATGTTCcatgttttattgaaaattttattcaGGGATTGGGCCTCCTATACAGGGTAAAGGGGAGGACGGTCCGGTTATTTTGACTGTTGTGAGGAACTTGTACAAAGAGCCCCAGGGCCTGTCTGTGTGGTCGTCTGCGGATGATCCTGCTCCAGGATCCCGGCTCCTCACCTGCAGGGAGTGGAGGACAGGGTATGTCCCTGTCCCTGGGCCGCAGGGTGCTGACCTCACCACCACTGCCCCACGCTTCCTTAAAAACCACTCTGATGTCACAATCAAGTGTCTGTTCCGCTTCGGATATCCAGGGCTGCCACACCTCATATGTGGTCATGGAGTTCTGGCAACTGCGTCCtgctaagcctcagttttttcaaGTGTGCATTTAAATCCAGCTGACTTGAACTGAGCAAAGCGTTGGCTGAGCAGCCAAGAGGGTGTGGATGCCTTTGCTGAACTCTGGGCAGCTGTGCAGAGAGCTCAGAGTAGTGTTGgtaccaaaaattatttttttacagttttgaaCAACTTTTGTCAAACGGTGGAATTGAATCTTAAGTGTGTTAATTAATAGCTGTGCTCTGTCTTGTAGGGAAAAATCCCCTGGAGAAGTCTCCGTGCCCCGCAGCCAGCAGCACGGCTAAAGGCCTGTGCTGGCCAAGGAATGCCTGTCGCCCTGGGcgccctgtgggggaggggaggtggggcggAAAGAGGTGTCCCCAAGAACAGGAAATCCTTTTGCAAGGCGTCCGATGTCTTCCTGTCCTCCCGTACCCtgtcggggtgggggtgagatGCCAGTGGTCCACGAGGCCACTTATGTCGGCTTTGGAGCCCCTTGTGGGAGGCCAGCAGGAGGACTGGCCGGGTCCACCTGCTAGCCGAGGGTTCTTGGCAGTGGGCCCTGgccttttctgcctcttcctaAGTTGCTGACCTGATAAGCAGACTGTCCAGCCGTACTTGtagggcagggcctgggaagcTGTTCCTTTGGGCCGACTCCTTCCCGGTGCCTCTCCCCGTATTCCACTGGCACTTGCCCCCAGTTTCTCTCCTAGCCCCAGAGCCGCTCCTTCACTGAATCTCTTCAGTTCTCATAGCAATAAAGGGTGTCCCAAGCCTGCAGCTCTTCCCCGGGCCGGGGTGGGGTGTCTGGGGTTTGAACTCTGCGGCGGGGCAGCACGAGGGCGGCCAGCACCTGTGAGGTTGGTGGTGCTGACGTTGGCTCTGCGAGGTCGGCTCAAGGTGGGTCTGGATATTGAGCAGGCCTGTCAGGGCGTTGTCACCCACACCAGGAGCACGCGGCAGGTGCGGTGGCCAGCAGCACTTCCGCTGGGCAGCGGCCCGGGAGCCCAAGCGCGCCGCATCTCTCCCTGTTGCACTGTGTGAACCCAAATCTGTATTAAACTCTCAAACCTGCGCTGACTCTGGCGTTCTTTGCCCGTGTTTTGACAGCGGCCCTCGTGCAGAGGCTGCAGCAGCCTCGCCcagtgtgggtgtggggggctCCAAGGAGGACGCGTTCTGGGATCGCAGTTCCAGGGCCGGGGTGCCGACCACCACGACGTCACCGCATCCCAGGCCCGTTAGAgaggggtgggtgagtgggtTCCGGGGAATTAGGAAAAAGGCACAGAGGGAGGCCACGGGCAAGGACTACAGGGTGTGAAGCTTGTTGGGAGCACACATCCTGTGAGCTGCCGGTGCCCGGCGGAGCCCTGTCACAACCCGCGTCCTGAAGAAGCTGGAGACGCAGGCTGGGAGCAGGGCCTCAGAGGAAACCACCCTGGGCAGGGCCGGGCCGGCAGTGCAGGGGCTCCAGTAGGCTGCCTGGACCCATCCTGGTCTCACACGTGCGTGCCATGTCTGAGGAATTGGGAAGCGGCTGGGGGGACATGGGATCAAAGGACACAGGCAGCGCGGACTCCCTTACCGGTCATTCATGAAATGCATTTATTGATGGTTTGCCACGTGCCAAGCCCCAGGAATCCAGAAGTAACAGTAAAGAGACTGGAACAGCCTCTTTAGAAAACTTAAGCCCGTCCCCAAGCAGACTGTAAAGTCGTTCTGCCTGGGCCGCCCTCGGTGCCAATCAGTGGGACCTGGTTTCCCGGACAGCCATGCACTTCCAGTCTCCAGTCAGCACAGGCCAGGTGTCCAAGAGCCAGGCACAGCGAcaagcaccccaccccaccccaaggaTGGGGGCTGTCCCGGCTCTGACCCTGATATCAGGTAGCTGGGCTGGCGGGAAGcaaggggggcaggagaggaggggggccGGGATGGTTGTTGGCTCATCACTGTACCGAGGTTTCCCCAGCTGACGGCAAGGGGCAGCAGACAATCCGCGCATTGTCACCAGGGCCGCGGCATGGAGCAGACGGGCTGCTGCGAGGAGAGCCCCGGGCCGGGCCAGGTGAGTGCCTCCAAACACCTGGTGCCCTCGCCAGGGACAGAGACCCAGGGCTTGACCTGGGCAGGGGACAGGAGCGCAAgtgcccacctcccacccctcgcCTTCCCGAACCAGCCTGCTCCCCGGTCTCTGCTCTAGGCCCCACGGACTGCGACGTGCCCCCGGGTGAAGGCCAAGCCCTGGAAGACCCCCGgcctgctcctgctgctgctggcaCTGGCCGCTGCGGGGGCCGTGGCTGGAGGGCTTCTTGGCTTCGCTCACAGCCCTCCCAAGGTGAGCTCCTCCTCAGGACCCAGCCAGGGACACAGacactgggaggtggggggaggacagcACACCCCAGCCTTCCAGTGGAGCCAGGGCCCTGAGCAGAGGCAGGAGGCCCCGGCAGGCGGAGGGGTCAGAAACCTCACAGGGAGAACTGGGGGCGTGTCGGGGGCCGCCCCGGCCTACCCAGCTGAGCTCTGGCTTCCTGATGTCAGCCTCTGCTGCAGATGCTCCGTCTGACCCTCCCGGGCCCCAGGGCACTCCGGTccaaccaaaccacccaggtggATGCGGCCCGGAACGTGGCGACCATCCGGGTGACCCCAGCCCAGAGCAACCACAGCTGGGCGGTGCTGTTCGAtgggcagagcgtgagtgggctGGGGGTGTGGTCAGCACCCACGGATGTACAGGTGGCCCTGCCTCACCCGCCTGCCTCCCCAGGGCTGCGTCTGTTACCGCCCCTCAGAACACCGGGCCTGCTTCCTCCGCCCGATGGAACCCCGAGATCGCGAGACCCTAGAGCTGCTGGTGAACAGCTCACAGGTAAGCAGCCCCGTGCGGCCCATGCGGCCAGGCTCCCGGGGCCAGGGGACAAAGGGTCCTGTGTACAGCCCGGCCCTGCAACGGGCCGGAGCTCTGGTTTCAGGGAACAGAAGCCCTGTCTTCCCTCGGCTGAGGCTGCTGACAAGAGCTGAGGGTGGTGCCAGCACCGGGCCAGCGTGTCCAGGGGACAGGCCCTGCCCCGATCAGGGCAGGTGCAGGTGCCCCAGTGCCATGGCCCACCAGAGTCTTCTCCGCAGGCCCAAGGGTCTCACGGCCCCAGCCAGGACACCCGCTACGTCCAGGAGCTGCTGGCAGTGCTTGGGGACCGTGAGGTGGACCCCGCCCAGGTGGGGGAGTCGGTGCGGCGCCTTTGCACAAAAACGCCCATTTACTGGGCCCGTCGAGCAGAGGGTAAGTTGGGGCTGTGCTGAGAGGCCCGGGCTCCTGCACGACAGTCTGGAGAGAAGGGTGAGGAGCCCCCTGGGGCTCAAGCAGGC is drawn from Leopardus geoffroyi isolate Oge1 chromosome E3, O.geoffroyi_Oge1_pat1.0, whole genome shotgun sequence and contains these coding sequences:
- the BRICD5 gene encoding BRICHOS domain-containing protein 5, coding for MEQTGCCEESPGPGQAPRTATCPRVKAKPWKTPGLLLLLLALAAAGAVAGGLLGFAHSPPKPLLQMLRLTLPGPRALRSNQTTQVDAARNVATIRVTPAQSNHSWAVLFDGQSGCVCYRPSEHRACFLRPMEPRDRETLELLVNSSQAQGSHGPSQDTRYVQELLAVLGDREVDPAQVGESVRRLCTKTPIYWARRAEGPRRQRLVYLCIDICFPSNICVSVCFYYLPD
- the LOC123588747 gene encoding glycerol-3-phosphate phosphatase, which gives rise to MAAVAEAGGDDARCVRLSAERAQALLADVDTLLFDCDGVLWRGETAVPGAPEALSALRASGKRLGFITNNSSKTREAYAEKLRRLGFGGPAGPGAGLEVFGTAYCTALYLRQRLAGAPAPKAYVLGSEALAAELKAVGVSCVGVGPEPLLGDSPGAWLDAPLDPDVRAVVVGFDPHFSYMKLTKAVRYLQQPGCLLVGTNMDNRLPLENGRFIAGTGCLVRAVEMAAQRQADIIGKPSRFIFDCVSQEYGIDPERTVMVGDRLDTDILLGVTCGLKTILTLTGVSTLGDVKSNQESDCMSKKKMVPDFYVDSIADLLPALQG